In Nitrospira sp., one DNA window encodes the following:
- a CDS encoding YifB family Mg chelatase-like AAA ATPase, with amino-acid sequence MLANVLSAAIVGVDAHLVDVEVDISAGLPQFSIVGLPDATVRESRDRVRAALKNSGFHFPVKKVTVNLAPANIKKEGAGLDLAIALGILVAEDMIPPEAVKGHVCVGELSLDGRVKPVPGALSIGAVCRQRYRMLVSADNADEAALAEGTEVFPIHTLSQAVEFLRGMQIIAPQACSSDRAAQATRADDEDFADVKGQAHAKRALEVAAAGGHNLLMMGPPGSGKTMLARRLPGILPLLEQDEALDTSRIHSVVGQLARDQPLLRRRPFRAPHHSISEAGLIGGGTLPRPGEVSLAHNGVLFLDEAGEFGRATLDGLRQPLEDGHVTVTRASGSLRFPARFMLVAAMNPCPCGYYGDRTRDCVCSVTQVRRYRGRLSGPLLDRLDLQIEVPAVPIRALGDDVAPTDTSETIRVRVVAARARQAERYRRDGIYTNAQLKPRHLKQYCAVDSQGRELLEQAMARLGFSARAHGRILRVARTIADLAESDSIGPAHLAEAIQYRSFDRRVEL; translated from the coding sequence GTGCTGGCCAATGTGTTGAGTGCAGCGATCGTGGGAGTGGACGCGCATCTGGTAGATGTCGAAGTGGACATCTCCGCAGGCCTGCCGCAATTCTCCATCGTCGGGCTGCCCGATGCCACCGTGCGTGAAAGTCGCGATCGTGTGCGCGCGGCCCTCAAGAACAGCGGCTTTCATTTTCCCGTCAAAAAAGTCACGGTCAACCTCGCCCCCGCCAACATCAAAAAGGAAGGCGCCGGGCTTGATCTCGCGATTGCGCTGGGCATCCTGGTGGCGGAAGACATGATTCCGCCGGAGGCGGTGAAGGGGCATGTGTGTGTGGGCGAGCTGTCGCTTGATGGCCGGGTGAAGCCTGTACCAGGCGCGCTGTCCATCGGCGCGGTTTGCCGGCAGCGCTACCGCATGCTGGTCTCAGCCGACAACGCTGACGAAGCGGCACTGGCCGAAGGAACAGAGGTGTTTCCCATCCATACGCTGTCGCAAGCCGTGGAATTTCTCCGCGGGATGCAGATCATTGCTCCGCAGGCCTGTTCGTCGGATCGTGCAGCACAGGCCACGCGGGCTGACGATGAAGACTTTGCGGACGTCAAGGGGCAGGCCCATGCGAAACGCGCGCTGGAAGTGGCGGCGGCCGGCGGGCATAACCTGCTTATGATGGGGCCGCCCGGCTCAGGGAAGACGATGTTGGCGAGACGTCTACCCGGCATTCTTCCACTCTTGGAGCAGGACGAAGCGTTGGACACCAGCCGCATTCACAGCGTGGTCGGGCAGCTCGCTCGAGATCAACCGCTGCTCCGACGTCGACCCTTCCGTGCGCCGCACCACAGCATTTCCGAAGCCGGCCTGATCGGCGGCGGGACCCTGCCGCGTCCCGGCGAGGTGTCTCTGGCCCATAATGGCGTGCTCTTTCTTGACGAGGCCGGCGAATTTGGCCGCGCGACGCTTGACGGCTTGCGGCAGCCGCTTGAGGATGGGCATGTGACGGTCACTCGCGCCAGCGGCTCCCTCAGATTTCCGGCGCGCTTCATGCTGGTTGCTGCAATGAATCCTTGCCCCTGCGGCTATTACGGCGACCGCACCAGAGACTGTGTTTGCAGTGTGACTCAAGTGCGGCGGTACCGAGGCAGGCTGTCCGGCCCGCTCCTGGACCGTCTGGATCTTCAGATCGAAGTTCCGGCGGTTCCGATTCGTGCGCTCGGTGATGACGTCGCGCCGACTGACACGTCGGAAACCATCCGGGTCAGGGTCGTCGCGGCCCGGGCTCGGCAGGCTGAGCGCTACCGGCGTGACGGGATTTACACCAACGCGCAATTGAAACCGCGCCACCTGAAGCAGTATTGTGCAGTAGACTCGCAGGGGCGGGAGTTGTTGGAGCAAGCGATGGCGCGCCTCGGGTTTTCAGCTCGGGCGCATGGACGCATCCTGCGGGTGGCTCGGACTATTGCCGACTTGGCCGAGTCTGATAGTATCGGTCCGGCGCACCTGGCTGAAGCGATCCAATATCGAAGTTTCGATCGTCGAGTGGAGTTGTGA
- a CDS encoding Lrp/AsnC ligand binding domain-containing protein, with protein sequence MATKAYILIKVKAGKGKSVLAALKGIAGVEQIHACFGQPDIFVFINVADERALSDVVITRIHAIEGVEETDTHIVAET encoded by the coding sequence ATGGCAACGAAAGCGTACATTCTGATCAAGGTCAAGGCGGGCAAAGGCAAGTCGGTGCTTGCCGCACTCAAGGGTATCGCCGGCGTCGAACAGATTCACGCCTGTTTCGGGCAACCGGACATTTTCGTGTTTATCAACGTGGCGGATGAACGGGCGTTATCCGATGTCGTGATCACGCGTATCCATGCCATTGAAGGGGTCGAAGAGACTGATACCCACATTGTCGCGGAGACCTAG
- a CDS encoding Gfo/Idh/MocA family oxidoreductase, with protein MSQAPRPPLGIGLIGLGHHGSRYAKHLVHDLPDARLVAVCRRRADEGSGLTFAPTVPCYADYHELIAHPSVEAVVVVTPPVLNREICVAVAGARKALLVEKPLATTADEARLIAQAAQGSGQVMMTAQTLRFDAAIQWLCEHQAQVGTAQYLSLASRMEPHGLHEDSRGFGGRGCLLETGIHLLDLVRTITGGGVRSVACEMDVVPPDGAEGRVLGRLTTDRGLHCLLDVSRVTSGRVGRVELIGTEGQLSADWCQQRVTQVSARHGAGAWAVTPQPTVLSALRAFVRAVCDGVPPPVSIEDGTRAVEIAEACYASARQGGQAVPVEYR; from the coding sequence ATGTCTCAGGCACCTCGTCCTCCGCTCGGTATCGGGCTGATCGGGCTCGGCCACCACGGCAGCCGTTATGCCAAACATCTTGTGCACGATCTGCCTGACGCGCGCCTCGTCGCCGTCTGCCGGCGTCGGGCAGACGAGGGGAGTGGATTGACCTTCGCACCCACGGTGCCCTGTTACGCGGACTACCACGAGCTGATTGCTCATCCCTCAGTAGAGGCCGTGGTGGTGGTGACCCCGCCCGTGCTCAATCGGGAAATTTGTGTGGCGGTTGCCGGGGCAAGGAAAGCCTTGCTCGTGGAAAAACCCTTGGCCACGACTGCCGACGAGGCGCGCCTGATCGCACAAGCCGCGCAAGGCAGTGGTCAGGTCATGATGACGGCTCAGACCCTGCGTTTCGACGCCGCGATCCAGTGGCTCTGTGAGCATCAGGCGCAAGTCGGCACAGCGCAGTATCTCAGCCTGGCCAGTCGCATGGAACCGCATGGCTTGCACGAAGACAGCCGAGGATTCGGCGGGCGCGGCTGTTTGCTGGAAACCGGCATCCATCTGCTGGATCTGGTGCGGACGATTACAGGTGGCGGCGTGCGCAGCGTGGCCTGCGAGATGGATGTCGTTCCTCCGGATGGCGCTGAGGGACGGGTGCTTGGTCGCTTGACCACTGACCGCGGGCTGCATTGCTTGTTGGATGTGTCACGTGTGACGTCCGGGCGGGTGGGACGCGTCGAACTCATCGGAACCGAAGGGCAGCTGTCAGCGGATTGGTGCCAGCAGCGCGTGACCCAGGTCTCGGCCCGGCATGGTGCAGGAGCCTGGGCGGTCACACCCCAACCGACCGTGCTGAGCGCCCTGCGGGCGTTCGTACGTGCCGTCTGCGACGGCGTGCCGCCTCCGGTGTCGATCGAAGACGGCACGCGCGCGGTAGAGATCGCGGAAGCCTGTTATGCCTCGGCCCGGCAAGGCGGGCAGGCGGTGCCGGTGGAGTATCGGTAA
- a CDS encoding dienelactone hydrolase family protein, whose translation MTTQTAPFSLDQIGTGTARFPSGMAIPTATDAMVDPYIRTRVSKDVHVECIQFWPQDKGLYPGIVLLHDWWGMNSQITALGARLACEGYGVIIPKLYGRLGGMVTANAEVAEALAAKCNEKLLLQDINTCCEFLNSTERTKRNIHGVVGFGLGATLAIQFACQRKRLRAAVAYYGKVTAPDQLTNMMSPLLYHQAEQDTWATQQDVDLLRGAASQGKRIDIKTYAGTSHAFCDETRQSSYNAAATAQAWEATVAFLKTCFQGM comes from the coding sequence ATGACGACGCAGACCGCTCCCTTTTCACTGGATCAGATCGGCACCGGTACAGCTCGCTTTCCGAGCGGCATGGCGATTCCGACGGCGACGGACGCGATGGTCGATCCTTATATCCGTACGCGAGTCAGCAAAGATGTGCATGTCGAATGCATCCAGTTCTGGCCGCAGGACAAGGGACTGTACCCCGGCATCGTCCTTTTGCACGACTGGTGGGGCATGAATTCTCAGATTACGGCCTTGGGAGCCCGGTTGGCCTGCGAGGGCTACGGCGTCATCATCCCGAAGCTGTACGGGAGGCTCGGCGGCATGGTCACAGCCAATGCCGAGGTGGCAGAAGCTCTGGCCGCCAAATGCAACGAGAAGCTCCTCCTGCAAGACATCAACACCTGTTGCGAATTTCTGAACAGCACCGAACGCACCAAGCGAAACATTCACGGCGTCGTGGGGTTCGGCCTTGGCGCAACCCTGGCCATTCAGTTTGCCTGCCAGCGCAAGCGTCTCCGGGCGGCAGTCGCCTACTATGGGAAGGTCACGGCGCCTGATCAACTGACCAACATGATGAGCCCGCTGCTCTATCATCAAGCTGAACAGGATACCTGGGCGACCCAGCAGGATGTGGATCTCCTCCGCGGCGCCGCGAGCCAGGGGAAACGCATCGACATCAAGACCTACGCCGGGACCAGCCACGCGTTTTGCGACGAAACCAGACAGTCAAGCTACAACGCCGCGGCCACCGCACAAGCCTGGGAGGCCACCGTGGCCTTTCTGAAAACCTGTTTCCAGGGAATGTAA
- a CDS encoding DUF423 domain-containing protein gives MFVSTRPLFFVCLGSVFAAASVAAGAFGAHALKSILDPPMLAVYETAARYQMYHALGLFVVAWIWRETGQPLAIKAGWLLCAGIVLFSGSLYLVALAGIKWMGALTPLGGVSFIGGWICVALAAWRAGRTQ, from the coding sequence ATGTTCGTGTCCACGCGCCCGTTGTTTTTTGTGTGTCTTGGTTCTGTCTTTGCCGCGGCTTCCGTCGCCGCGGGCGCGTTCGGCGCGCATGCGCTCAAGTCGATTCTCGATCCACCCATGTTGGCCGTCTATGAAACGGCAGCGCGGTACCAAATGTATCATGCTCTCGGGTTGTTTGTCGTAGCCTGGATCTGGCGTGAGACCGGACAACCATTGGCAATCAAGGCCGGCTGGTTGCTGTGTGCCGGAATTGTGCTGTTCAGCGGAAGCTTGTATCTCGTCGCCTTGGCCGGGATCAAATGGATGGGAGCGCTGACTCCCCTCGGCGGGGTGTCGTTTATCGGAGGATGGATCTGCGTCGCGCTCGCCGCATGGCGAGCCGGTCGCACTCAGTGA
- a CDS encoding YtxH domain-containing protein translates to MSTKGREAAKMAAIIGGGAVVGAALGLLLAPKSGAETRRDVARYAKRAQLQATRFGRSVKSGVSSVVERGRALVKKDDHKEAA, encoded by the coding sequence ATGTCTACCAAGGGGCGTGAGGCAGCCAAGATGGCAGCGATCATCGGCGGTGGGGCGGTGGTAGGAGCGGCGTTGGGGCTGCTGCTGGCTCCGAAGTCCGGAGCAGAGACGAGGCGCGATGTCGCCCGATATGCCAAACGCGCCCAGCTCCAAGCGACACGATTCGGGCGATCAGTAAAAAGCGGCGTGTCGTCTGTGGTGGAACGCGGCCGAGCGTTGGTCAAGAAAGACGACCACAAGGAAGCTGCGTAA
- a CDS encoding prolipoprotein diacylglyceryl transferase: MLSWLHAIPYPEIDPVFLRLGPLQFRWYGLMYLIGLTLAYFIIGARAKEQRLPLDKDQVYDMIVYAAVGVFAGGRLGYVLFYNLSYYLENPLKILAVWEGGMSFHGGLIGTIVALILFAKRQGMTVLTIADLAAGVTPVGLGLGRIGNFINGELYGRPTDVDWCMVFPAGGMACRHPSQLYEAFLEGLLLFTVLWLITRRHPPVGTVFGAFLVGYGFCRIVVEFFREPDAQIGFIVGTISMGQMLSLPMIVAGAVILALATQRKRPVRTDSGPDAPLSREAS; the protein is encoded by the coding sequence ATGTTGTCCTGGTTGCACGCGATTCCCTATCCTGAGATCGACCCGGTATTTCTGCGCTTGGGCCCTCTCCAGTTCCGCTGGTATGGGTTGATGTATCTCATCGGCCTCACGCTAGCCTATTTCATCATCGGGGCGCGGGCGAAGGAGCAACGGTTGCCGCTCGACAAAGATCAAGTCTACGACATGATCGTCTATGCGGCGGTCGGGGTATTTGCCGGCGGGCGGTTGGGCTATGTGTTGTTTTACAACCTCTCTTATTATTTGGAGAATCCGCTTAAGATCCTGGCTGTGTGGGAAGGCGGCATGTCGTTCCACGGCGGATTGATCGGCACCATCGTGGCGTTGATCTTATTCGCCAAACGCCAGGGGATGACGGTGCTGACTATCGCCGACCTTGCCGCTGGTGTGACCCCGGTTGGTCTCGGACTGGGGCGAATCGGCAACTTCATCAACGGTGAACTGTACGGCCGTCCCACGGACGTGGACTGGTGCATGGTGTTCCCGGCAGGAGGCATGGCCTGCCGGCATCCCTCCCAACTCTACGAAGCCTTCCTCGAAGGATTGCTGCTCTTTACGGTGCTCTGGCTGATTACTCGGCGCCATCCCCCGGTGGGAACGGTCTTCGGAGCGTTTTTGGTGGGTTATGGGTTCTGCCGGATCGTGGTGGAATTTTTTCGGGAACCGGACGCGCAAATCGGCTTTATCGTCGGGACTATCTCAATGGGGCAGATGTTGAGCCTCCCGATGATCGTCGCAGGCGCGGTGATCCTTGCCCTCGCAACCCAGCGTAAGCGGCCGGTGCGAACCGATTCCGGGCCCGACGCCCCGCTTTCACGCGAGGCATCCTGA
- a CDS encoding tetratricopeptide repeat protein, whose translation MRRILCAALVVTACMGCAGPRKAEIRPLRAPAGTSTAISQQMEEGNRLLVQEDWAAARQVYLDTIQADPTLAEAHYNLALALERVGEKAEARKHYVAAANLAPGNKVIWDAPPLRKYDAELGLSRKSWMDANPK comes from the coding sequence ATGCGTCGCATACTGTGTGCGGCTCTGGTGGTGACGGCGTGCATGGGTTGTGCGGGACCCCGAAAGGCGGAGATACGCCCGCTCCGGGCTCCGGCGGGAACGAGTACGGCGATCAGTCAGCAGATGGAGGAGGGGAATCGGTTACTAGTGCAGGAGGATTGGGCCGCGGCCCGACAAGTCTATCTGGATACGATCCAGGCCGATCCAACCTTGGCGGAAGCCCATTACAATCTGGCGCTGGCGCTGGAACGGGTGGGTGAGAAAGCCGAGGCTCGGAAACACTATGTCGCCGCGGCGAATCTGGCGCCCGGCAACAAGGTCATTTGGGATGCCCCGCCACTGCGGAAGTACGATGCCGAGCTCGGGTTGAGTCGGAAGTCGTGGATGGACGCCAACCCGAAGTAG
- a CDS encoding UvrD-helicase domain-containing protein, translating into MTEPGQIPDQAAREAAATTFDRNVVVIAGAGTGKTTLLVNRLLYLLMRRTDPLDLSRIVALTFTNKAATEMKLRLRERLRGLLQAEGRADSIAPSGTVSMGDLRHRYGWTNDEILTRAKAAWRDLERAQIGTLHSFAAHLLRLYPIEAGVTPTFQTDEDGSRFEEHFTTEWDLWVARELGAEGQDHGRWRELLTSWSLEAIQELAYSLHSELIDLDGLCQQLRARQPGHEVQAWFVAGREQADGLLARYDSPKRRKVENMLAAMGELFGLLAQDGLDGVKHFPDDSRELLAKELGKAPTGWTEDDFTHVESLQRIVNRLLKTDQAGLSQLLEVLAPFVQSVRRSFVESGWLTFDGLVGKARTLLRDHPVIREQLQREYRALLVDEFQDTDPVQYEIVLYLAECPGTHSASWRDVELEPGKLFIVGDPKQSIYAFRRADIEAFDHVVNRLERSGALRCELATNFRSHADVLAVVNGVFDKLLVATPSIQPPNVPLTVQPNRSSSMRHSGVELRLVVSEEDDDVDASAATRMEAEQIGLTLSRLMHGSGGEGGTEPDAVRPGHVALLFRKLTQSEPYVEALRRYGIRYVIEGEKHFYRRQEVIDLVNLLRCIENPHDLLALACVLRSPLGGLPDSLLIELREMQALDYRETVRLATWSSPHAEPVRCLYARLTQLHEQALRCPLPEAVDLVFQHLPVVELAAASLHGEQAVANLFKVRQMAADLADRPALTLNGFVELMLERLREEPEEAESALSEDTLDAVRVLTIHKAKGLEFPLVILAGLHHGDGAGRGRSGPRIWHDWSTGVQGLDFGECCSVGAVFVAEKSRVREEAERRRLLYVGMTRARECLLLSGSVPKRRVRGALLELLEEAAGADLDGEEQAEPPLAGVGLRHVILTGSGRMPTRERSRPAAPLGEAVDGDCFRRWEQRDRVWQAYRSAALIVSPSDFVARPSPRSQRQRQTGRHQVSGNVFGTMVHRLLQHWDFAGDVDTQLAALTITSLASEGQEQHAVLNEIRQLLQTFAASAPYARLRHATVIGREVPFLLPWNEGRQILEGVVDVLYRLDGKLWIADYKTDMIPADQAPLRAEVYREQARLYQAAVARSLGEPVAGFEFIFLRPGVAVRV; encoded by the coding sequence GTGACTGAACCAGGACAGATCCCCGATCAGGCCGCACGAGAAGCCGCCGCTACCACCTTTGATCGGAACGTGGTGGTGATTGCCGGCGCCGGAACCGGGAAAACCACGTTGCTGGTCAACCGCCTGCTGTATCTCCTCATGCGTCGCACTGATCCGCTGGATCTCTCCCGCATCGTGGCGTTGACCTTCACCAACAAAGCCGCCACCGAGATGAAGCTCCGGTTGCGTGAACGGTTGCGTGGATTGCTGCAGGCCGAGGGGCGAGCGGATTCAATTGCGCCAAGTGGAACCGTATCCATGGGTGACCTGCGCCATCGGTATGGCTGGACGAACGATGAGATCCTCACCCGGGCCAAAGCGGCGTGGCGTGATCTCGAAAGGGCGCAGATCGGCACGTTGCACAGCTTTGCGGCCCATCTGTTGCGTCTGTATCCGATCGAGGCGGGAGTCACGCCGACATTCCAGACGGATGAGGACGGCTCGCGCTTCGAAGAACATTTCACCACCGAGTGGGATCTGTGGGTGGCCCGGGAGTTGGGCGCGGAGGGGCAGGATCACGGCCGGTGGCGAGAGCTGCTCACGTCATGGAGCTTGGAGGCCATACAAGAATTAGCCTACAGCCTGCACAGCGAATTGATTGATCTCGATGGGCTGTGTCAGCAACTGCGCGCGCGCCAGCCTGGCCACGAAGTGCAGGCCTGGTTTGTGGCCGGGCGGGAACAGGCAGACGGGCTACTCGCTCGATACGATAGTCCGAAACGGCGGAAGGTGGAAAACATGTTGGCGGCCATGGGGGAGCTGTTCGGTCTCCTCGCACAGGATGGACTCGACGGCGTGAAGCATTTCCCAGATGACTCGCGAGAGTTGCTGGCAAAAGAGCTGGGCAAGGCCCCGACCGGTTGGACGGAAGACGATTTCACGCACGTCGAGTCGCTCCAGCGGATCGTCAACCGGCTGCTCAAGACCGATCAAGCGGGGCTGTCGCAACTGTTGGAAGTCCTCGCTCCGTTCGTACAGTCGGTGCGGCGCTCGTTTGTCGAGTCCGGCTGGCTCACGTTCGACGGACTGGTTGGGAAGGCCCGCACGCTGCTTCGCGACCATCCGGTGATCCGCGAACAATTGCAGCGCGAGTATCGCGCGTTGTTGGTCGATGAGTTTCAAGACACCGATCCTGTGCAGTACGAGATCGTCCTGTACCTGGCCGAATGCCCGGGCACGCACTCGGCTTCCTGGCGGGACGTCGAGTTAGAGCCGGGGAAGTTGTTTATCGTCGGCGATCCCAAGCAATCAATCTATGCGTTTCGTCGGGCGGATATCGAGGCCTTCGATCACGTGGTGAACCGGCTAGAGCGCAGCGGCGCGTTGCGGTGTGAGCTGGCCACGAACTTTCGCAGCCACGCGGACGTGCTGGCGGTGGTCAACGGCGTGTTCGACAAACTGTTGGTTGCCACGCCTTCGATTCAGCCGCCGAATGTGCCGTTGACCGTACAGCCGAATCGATCAAGTTCGATGCGCCATTCCGGTGTGGAACTCCGGCTGGTCGTCTCGGAAGAAGACGACGATGTGGATGCATCCGCGGCCACGCGTATGGAGGCGGAACAGATCGGGCTCACGCTCTCCCGCCTCATGCATGGATCAGGCGGAGAGGGTGGAACCGAGCCTGACGCCGTGCGGCCCGGGCATGTGGCGCTGCTCTTTCGAAAACTGACCCAATCAGAACCCTATGTGGAAGCCCTGCGGCGCTATGGAATCCGGTACGTCATCGAGGGGGAGAAGCACTTCTATCGGCGACAGGAAGTGATTGATTTGGTGAACCTGCTCCGTTGTATCGAAAACCCTCACGATCTGCTTGCCCTGGCCTGCGTCCTACGGTCGCCGCTCGGTGGGCTTCCCGATTCTTTGTTGATAGAGCTGCGTGAGATGCAGGCGCTGGACTATCGCGAAACCGTCCGGCTTGCCACCTGGAGCAGTCCGCATGCCGAGCCGGTCCGGTGCTTGTACGCGCGTCTGACGCAGTTGCATGAACAGGCGCTGCGTTGTCCGCTGCCTGAAGCCGTGGATCTCGTGTTCCAGCACCTCCCAGTGGTGGAACTGGCTGCCGCCTCACTGCATGGGGAGCAGGCCGTTGCGAATCTGTTCAAGGTCCGGCAAATGGCTGCGGACCTGGCAGACCGCCCCGCGCTGACCTTGAACGGATTCGTCGAGCTGATGCTGGAACGGCTGAGAGAGGAACCTGAGGAGGCGGAGAGCGCGTTGTCTGAGGATACGCTGGATGCGGTGCGGGTATTGACCATTCACAAGGCCAAGGGGCTTGAGTTTCCACTCGTGATTCTTGCCGGGTTGCATCATGGTGATGGGGCAGGACGAGGCCGGTCTGGGCCACGTATCTGGCATGACTGGTCGACCGGTGTGCAGGGGCTCGACTTCGGTGAGTGCTGCTCGGTGGGAGCAGTATTCGTCGCTGAGAAGTCCAGGGTCCGCGAAGAGGCGGAACGTCGGCGGCTTCTGTATGTCGGGATGACCCGTGCCAGGGAATGTTTGCTGCTGTCCGGATCCGTACCAAAACGCCGGGTGCGGGGGGCGTTGCTCGAACTCCTGGAAGAGGCAGCCGGGGCCGACTTGGACGGGGAGGAGCAAGCCGAGCCACCACTCGCCGGCGTGGGGCTGCGCCACGTGATTCTCACCGGCAGCGGCCGGATGCCGACGAGAGAGCGGAGTAGGCCGGCCGCACCACTCGGCGAGGCAGTCGATGGAGACTGTTTCCGTCGATGGGAGCAGCGGGATCGCGTGTGGCAGGCGTACCGATCGGCTGCACTGATTGTTTCGCCGTCGGACTTTGTTGCGCGACCGTCACCGCGCTCCCAGCGCCAGAGACAGACCGGGAGACACCAGGTTTCGGGCAATGTGTTCGGCACCATGGTGCATCGGCTGCTGCAACATTGGGACTTTGCCGGCGACGTCGATACCCAATTGGCTGCCCTCACCATCACATCTCTCGCGAGTGAGGGCCAGGAGCAGCACGCGGTCCTGAACGAGATCCGCCAGCTTCTGCAGACGTTTGCCGCATCGGCCCCCTATGCCCGCTTGCGCCACGCAACGGTCATCGGCCGGGAGGTGCCGTTTCTCCTGCCATGGAACGAGGGCCGCCAAATTCTGGAAGGAGTCGTCGATGTCCTCTATCGCCTCGACGGAAAGCTCTGGATTGCGGACTACAAGACCGATATGATCCCCGCCGACCAGGCGCCGCTCAGGGCCGAGGTCTACCGGGAACAGGCGAGGCTGTATCAAGCTGCCGTCGCACGCTCGTTGGGAGAGCCGGTCGCCGGCTTTGAGTTTATTTTCCTCCGGCCCGGCGTGGCAGTCAGGGTGTAG